CTGCTTGTTGCGAGGATTGGTAAAAGCTCTTATAATGAGGATAAGTCAAAGGAACTGGGAGGCAAAAACATGCTGATTATTACTGAAACAGCAGCAAAGCAAGTCAAGCAGATGATGACGGATGAAGCAGATGCTAAGTATTTGCGTGTCGGAGTTCAAGGTGGGGGCTGCAGTGGCTTATCCTATGGAATGGGATTTGACACGGAAAAAGATGCTGACGATACCCTTCTCGAAGTCGAAGGTATTGATG
This Salisediminibacterium beveridgei DNA region includes the following protein-coding sequences:
- a CDS encoding HesB/IscA family protein, producing MLIITETAAKQVKQMMTDEADAKYLRVGVQGGGCSGLSYGMGFDTEKDADDTLLEVEGIDVIVDKESEAMLKGTTIDYKENMMGGGFTIDNPNAVASCGCGSSFRTAENAGTPEDC